In Oryza sativa Japonica Group chromosome 3, ASM3414082v1, one DNA window encodes the following:
- the LOC136355604 gene encoding F-box/LRR-repeat protein At3g03360-like — translation MAVFTRSYPMDVDDELADDLDRISALPDDLLHVILSILGDATMVTRTAVLSRRWRRVWTHAQKLSFVDTDPKIRAKPGQFGGFVDWALAQRGDANIQSLSISMPTSDSATPEQINDWLRYAMQHTIKTFKLCSPYHSSYETDDDHPLPILELPSNARTTNLGLRMRGQYSCNTDYGLWLLKNCPNIEHLDIYLRHMFSMNGLIDLMDKGAPRLHKVRSMVVKTSYLWPEHRFVTCVRPLLLMCPGLRSFCVKISGRDKIPLFEDPNTLASQPNITMDFLHEASIIGFTGTDQEMHLVSFLFGCSTSITCMTILPECDDNDDPNRSQLLEIPFTGHGCWHFQRDKYTWKRTQYEGAQGKSCAY, via the exons ATGGCTGTTTTCACACGATCGTACCCCatggacgtcgacgacgagttAGCCGATGATCTCGACCGGATCAGTGCCCTCCCCGACGACTTGCTGCACGTCATCCTCTCCATCCTGGGCGACGCGACCATGGTCACGAGGACGGCCGTGCtctcgcggcgatggcgacgcgtGTGGACCCATGCCCAGAAGCTCTCCTTTGTCGACACGGATCCGAAAATACGAGCCAAGCCAGGCCAGTTCGGTGGTTTCGTGGACTGGGCACTCGCCCAACGCGGCGATGCTAACATACAATCTCTCAGTATCTCCATGCCCACCAGCGACAGCGCCACGCCAGAGCAGATCAATGACTGGCTCCGCTACGCCATGCAACACACCATCAAGACATTCAAACTTTGTTCGCCTTATCATTCAAGCTATGAGACGGATGATGATCACCCGCTGCCAATTCTCGAGTTGCCCAGCAATGCGAGGACGAC GAACCTTGGCCTACGCATGCGCGGACAGTACTCGTGCAATACTGACTACGGTTTATGGCTCCTCAAGAACTGTCCTAACATCGAGCATTTAGACATATATCTTCGACACATGTTCTCCATGAATGGGCTCATTGACCTGATGGACAAGGGCGCACCTCGTCTTCACAAAGTTAGGAGCATGGTAGTGAAAACATCTTACTTGTGGCCGGAACATCGTTTTGTGACATGTGTACGGCCGTTGCTCCTGATGTGTCCTGGCCTAAGATCGTTTTGCGTCAAGATTAGTGGTAGGGATAAG ATACCACTATTTGAGGACCCAAATACATTGGCGAGCCAACCCAACATTACCATGGATTTCCTACATGAGGCAAGTATAATTGGCTTCACAGGAACAGATCAAGAGATGCACCTCGTGAGTTTCTTGTTTGGGTGCTCAACTTCAATCACGTGCATGACTATTCTGCCAGAATGTGATGACAACGACGATCCAAACCGTAGCCAACTACTAGAAATTCCATTTACTGGGCACGGTTGTTGGCATTTTCAAAGAGATAAATATACGTGGAAGCGAACGCAATATGAAGGTGCACAAGGGAAGAGTTGTGCATATTGA